aatctttaaaaaagggaagaaggaggatcctgggaactacaggccagtcagcctcacctcagtccctggaaaaatcatggagcaggtcctcaaagaatcaatcctgaagcacttgcatgagaggaaagtgatcaggaacagccagcatggattcaccaagggaaggtcatgcctgactaatctaatcgccttttatgatgagattactggttctgtggatgaagggaaagcagtggatgtattgtttcttgactttagcaaagcttttgacacggtctcccacagtattcttgtcagcaagttaaggaagtatgggctggatgaatgcactataaggtgggtagaaagctggctagattgtcgggctcaacgggtagttatcaatggctccatgtctagttggcagccggtatcaagtggagtgccccaaggatcagtcctggggccggttttgttcaatatcttcataaatgatctggaggatggtgtggattgcactctcagcaaatttgcggatgatactcaactgggaggagtggtagatacgctggaggggagggataggatacagaaggacctagacaaattggaggattgggccaaaagaaatctgatgaggttcaataaggataagtgcagggtcctgcacttaggatggaagaacccaatgcaccactacagactagggactgaatggctaggcagcagttctgcggaaaaggacctaggggtgacagtggacgagaagctggatatgagtcagcagtgtgcccttgttgccaagaaggccaatggcattttgggatgtataagtaggggcatagcgagcagatcgagggacgtgatcgttcccctctattcgacattggtgaggcctcctctggagtactgtgtccagttttgggccccacacttcaagaaggatgtggataaattggagagagtccagcgaagggcaacaaaaatgattaggggtctggaacacatgacttatgaggagaggctgagggagctgggattgtttagcctgcagaagagaagaatgaggggggatttgatagctgctttcaactacctgaaagggggttccaaagaggatggctctagactgttctgagtggtagcagatgacagaacgaggagtaatggtctcaaattgcagtgggggaggtttaggttggatattaggaaaaactttttcatgaggagggtggtgaaacactggaatgcattacctagggaggtggtagaatctccttccttagaagtttttaaggtcaggcttgacaatgccctggctgggatgatttaattggggattggtcctgctttgagcagggggttggactagatgacctcctaaggtcccttccaaccctgatattctatgattctatgaattgttaAACATACACAAATGCATAGAGCAGCCAATTCCTCTCTGACTCAGTGGCGAGCCCAAGAGTTCTCATCTCTCTTTGGGAAGGTCACTTAATTACTGTTTACTCCAAAAGCTGGATAAATAGCACAGAAGAGCAGAGAGGCTGGTCTCCAGCCTGTTTACATTCAGATGCCATTTCTTCCTTCGAGGCCAAGCAAACCCCACTGGGATTGCACAGAGCTATATTATAAACAGTGCACACCCCTGTGTCAGCTCTCAGCGTGGGATGCTCCTGcagatgctggggtgagagaAGTCTGGGACACGGCTACTGGAGAGGGATTCCCCAGGAAGACACTTCCATCTCAGAATTCACAGGTACCTATCTCATGCTGAAGTGCTCACCTCATCGACAAACACAGTGCAACGTAGCCATGCTGGTATAGAGAATAGGTCTGTGTCCCTTTCTGTTCTGCACAACCCAGGGCCTTCACCTCAGGTGATGAGTTTGCTCTAGTATCATGGTCCAAAATGTCCCTCTTTGCTGTACTCCTCCCTCCCCTACTCAGGCTCTTagcctccagccccagggtggctgcatttctgtgtcACAGTGAATCCTTTAGGGTGAAAGGTTTTAGAAGATGTATGATACATGGCCAAATTCTGAGGCTGTGGCTGGAGAGAAGTttatattggatttggaaaacgttcagaaaagggcaacaaaaattattaggggtaaggaacggcttccgtatgaggagagattaataagactgggacttttcagcttggaaaagagaggggaaatatgactgaggtctataaaatcatgactggcgtaGAGAAAGTAgaaaaggaagtgttgtttactatgtgtcataacacaagaactaggggtaaccaaatgaaattaataagtagcagatttaaaagaaataaaaggaagtatttcttcacacaacgcacagtcaacctgtggaactccttgccagaagatgttgtgaaggccaagaccataacagggttcaaaaaaaacctcagtaaggtcatggaggacaggtccatcaatggctattaggcaggatgggcagggatggtatccctagcctctgtttgccagaagctgggactgagtgacaggggatggatcacttgatgattacctgttctgttcacttcctctggggcacctggtattggccactgtcaggatactgggctagaggggcCTTTTGTCTGAcacagtgtggctgttcttatattcttatattCTATATTCTCCATATCTTTAGggcagcctttcaaatatctGAAAATTGCTGTCCTGTCTCCCcttcatctcctcttttccaacaTTTCCATTACCCTCAGCTTCCATACAAGGCTTGCATTCCATTCTTGGACCATCTTTTtctctcacctctggatcctttccagtttctctacatcctttctatacagtaatgaccaaaactggacacagtactgcaactgaggcctaaccagtgctcaATAGACTGGTAGTATCAGCTATAGAGTCTTTCATGCTATGCTTCTGCTAATGCAACCTtcctatacattggtgaccaaaactggacacagtactcctctATCAACCTatccccggtgtagacagcatgaggttgaaggaagaattcttccatcaacctagctaccacctatCAGAGAGGTGGATTAGCTACGTCGAGGGGAGAACCCCCGCCATCGGTGTAAGTAGTATCTACACTGTAATGGTAAGGCAGTGCAGCTGTGacacattttaagtgtagacacgcCCTAAAGTGGATCTTTCGGAGAAGCATCCAGTCTGGATCTCCAGACATGAGGAGCTGGAGAATCCTCCACTTCCCTTCATAGTTTGTACCAACAGTAATTCATCCTCAGTGCTAAACATTTGGCCTTTATTTCTATCTGGAATGTgactggcttcagcttccagccattgggtcttgctctgcctttctctgctagataaaGAACACTTTAGTACCCAcgattttctccccatgaaagtTTCCACTTGATCATCCTTTTGATAAGATAAATAGATAAAGCTCTTTAAGTTTCTCTCTGTGTCAGTCATTTTCTCCAGCCTCCGGTCATTTTGGTGGATcttttctgcaccatctgctatttttttgaaatgtggaccccAGGACTGGATGCAGTTTGTTTCACCAATGCCATGTGCAGAGGTAAAACTCTTCCCCTGCTCCAACTCACCAtgcccctgtttatgcatccaaggatcgcatcaGCCCTgttggccacagcatcgcactgaGAGTTCACGATGAGTTGGTTGTGCACAGTGACCCCAGCATTCGATAAAAGAGTGTCCTAGGCTGTTTGAAtgcattaaaacattttgtttgcatttacCAGCTCACCAAACATTACAGATCAATCATTATTCCTGCCCTGGCCGTCTCTTTTTGACCACTGTTGCAATCTTCAGATCGTCTACAAATTTTATCTGCAGTTATTTTccatttacttccagatcattgatgaaaatattgaatagcattggacGTAGAACGGATATCTACCAAACCTCACTAGAAACAGCCCTACTTACTGAGAATGGCCCATTGACAACTGCTTTCttagatctgtcagttagccagtttttagtcTATTTAACACGTGCTCtataaaatttaaaattgatgTCATTTAACAagacctgttttccataaaccattttcttgactggcattaattctattcctaaattatttttaactaatCCTGTACCATCTTCTCCCTTGTATCATAACCTTGTCATatcttttttccctttattttgtaATAGTTTACTGTCCTGAATTTCCCTTCTTTTTGTTCTGGCTTGCTACTGCCTGATTGCTTTCTTCTCATTCCAAATCTCTGTGTGGTTGATCGATCGTTCATAATTCTAAGGTTCTTCAGTAGATGCTGTTTTATATCCTCCTCAACagctaatggactggaaagtatttcatcatctaGTGATATGAGTACCTCATACCGCTTCTTTCTGAATGCAGAACAAAACTATTTCTTGAACACATAATTGCCCTATGCCTTTTCTAGGATTTCATTTGTTCTTAGTATGCTTAAAAACCTCCTTTTTGTGATCCTTAGCCATTCCAAGAACGGATTTTTCCCTGATTTCCTTAAGgtcccttatcaattttcataGCTTCTAATATGTATTGCTTTCTATATATTTTCCTTCCCCCCCATTTCTAATAAtttggttttttttcacctttaataaataaataaatttgtaacTGAACCAGGTTTTGAGCCAAAGTTGTCCACTTTCTTGATTGTGGaattgtgacattttaaaaatctaataaactcttcttaaagaactcccaattttcattcCCGGTTTTCTGTCTAATATTTTCCTCACAATTAGTTTTGCTGATAATTTGCCTCAGCTTTGGAGAAGAAGCCCTTTTGAAGCACTGTTTCTatactccaaggagagactgctgaattggaattaatttgcaaactggatacaattaatttaggcttgaatagaggactgggagtggataggtcattacacaaagtaaaactatccccactccccccccccccccccaccgttcctcagatgttcttgtcaaatgctggaaatggcccaccttgattatcactacaaaaggtcccccccgccccgctctcctgctggtaatagctcaccatacctgatcactcttgttacagtgtgcctggtaacacccattgtttcatgttctctatgtatataaatctctccactgtattttccactgaatgcattcgatgaagtgagctgtagctcacaaaagcttatgctcaaataaatttgttagtctctaaggtgccacaagtactccctttcttttgcgaatacagactaacacggctgttattctgaaacctgtttctaTAGATGTTAATGGTAGCGAAATGTTCTCTGTTAGTCCATTTTAATGGAATCAGttccattctttatttttttctctcctctatcACATGCCCCCTTCTTTGTCTCTTCTCTAAACGAGATAGTCCCAGAATGTTCATTCTGTCTACCTATGGCAGCTTCCCCCGTTCTCATAGACTCCCTTGGAAACCCCCATTCTATCTACTGTGTCCTTTATAGAGACTGAGTGACCAACACTCAGTGCATGTCCTACAGCAGGGTTTTCCCCACCCTATTCCATAAGCATGTGAACATCATCTTGTTTTGGCTACGACTGCAAATGAGGAGGTGTTTCCACAGAGCTCAGGTCTCTTTTCCCTGAGATGTGTCCTAGCTCAAACGTTTCCCCGGACACAACTCTTAGCAAAGCTTTGGTTCCTTCCACTCTCAGATTTTGCGTGAGTGGGTGAAAGGCAAACTAAGTACAGCATGGGTTCTCTAGTCTGCCATTCACTGAATTAAGCAACAATGAGGGATAACAAGTATCCACACTTATGTTTCCTGTTTGGTGCCTATTAAAGTTTCCCACACGACGATGTGTAGGAATTATTGACACATGGAGCACCATAAAACAGGGAACCAGCATTAGCAGGGTCAGTGGTTCATAATTAATTTCTCTGAATAAATGGCAATGTCATTTTACTGTGTGCGAAGAGCGAAAAATCTGCTTCATCATGAAAACAGCTCCCAGGGCTAACATTGTCTCTCCCTCCAGGCATTTCTACTGTGACTATCATCCTGGATTCTGGAGGCATAAATTAAGTGAGGGAAACATATGGTACATCCAGGAGACACCATTCTGCCTCAGAGTTGGACAATTTCTCccctactccatgtcagattccaacacaaccgacttcaccaacccctccaccttcatcctgctgggcattcctggcctggaggcggcccatgtctggatctccatccccttctgcaccatgtACGTCATAGCCATCTTGGGGAACTTCAGCATTCTCTTCATTGTGAAGATGGAGCAGagcctccatgagcccatgtactatttcctctgcatgctggctgtCACCGACCTGGTCCTGTCCACGTCCACCGTGCCCAAAATATTGAGgatcttctggttcaattccagagAGATCGATTTCCatgcctgcctcacccagatgtacttCATTCACTGCTTCGTAGTAACGGAGTCTGGGATCTTTGTGGCCATGGCTTTTGATCGTTATGTGGCCATCTGTGAACCActgagacattccaccatcctgTCAAACCCCCTGGTGGCCAAGATCGGGCTGGGCGTGGCACTGCGTGGCGGCATGCTCGTGGTCCCCTTTATTCTAGTGGCCAGGCcgtggccatattgcagaaccaacatcatACCCCACTCATACTGCGAGCACATGGCCGTGGTTAAACTGGCCTGCACTGAAATCCATGTCAGTAATTACTACAGCCTCTCTGTGGTATTCTGTGTATTTGGTCTGGATATGATTTTTATTGCTCTGTCCTATACCCAGATCCTCAAGGCCATCGTTCGTCTCCCCACAAAGGATGCCCGTCTCAAGACTTCTGGGACCTGCGGCTCCCATCTCTGTGCCATCTTAGCCTTCTACATCCCATGTCTCTTCTCTGCCCTCACGTACTGCTTTGGAAAGAATATGGCCCTGCATTTCCATGTTCTCACTGCCAGCATTTACCTTCTGGTGCCCCCCATGCTAAACCCCATTATCTATGGGGTGAGGACCAAACAGATCCGGGACAGGCTGATCCGGCTCTTTACTCATAAATGGACCTAAAGTTTTCTCTTGGTGCTCTGACTCTCAGACCGAGCtccatgcagagctggctggtgacaAGGTGGTGGGCCCTCTTCCCTGAATCACTGACTGGATACTCAAAGAGACATTAAAGCCTTTCCTGGCCTTACTGTGAAGTTTCAGGGTGACAAACTAGGGAATGTGTTTGTGTAGAACACATTAACTCTTAGGGCTTCCACCTCCCTTATTGCAGGTAACTAGACCCCTGACACCCTGCCCCTTGCCCGTCCTCTTCCCACATAGCACAACCTCCTTCTCCCCCTATTCTCTCCCTACTCCACCAGGACCTTGCCCCTATTACTTAGCTACAAATTTCCGAGGCAAGAGACCATTCTGTGGATTACTTGTTTTGATTTCagttcccttttttccctcctgggGGCCCGTAGCTGGCAGGGTCCCAGCAATGGGGATCTGCTGGCAGCTCTTTGCCCTTAGCCAGGcctcaggggcagggcaaggaaagATCTGCTTTGAAGCTACGAGGACAacagcagagagaggcagaaggaTAAGCCCCTGCGTCAGCTGGGAAGGCGGGATGCTGGGCGGAGGCTGGGGTGAGTTCGGTCGCTGACAGGAAGGGAGATGAACAGCACACCTGCCATTAGCCGGCTATTCACACACATACACGGCACCTTATCTGGAACGACAGGGCACCCATTGCCCAGGGGCTGAAGGTGGACAGGGAAGCTGAGTCTAACGTACACTCTGCATGATGTTTATGATCACTACATCTAAAAGTTCTTTAGCTAGGCTGCTAGGCAGCATTATCCCCATGTCATGGATGGACTGAGCCCCAAAGaggtaaagtgatttgcccaaggccacacaataagtcggtggcagagctgagaataagAACTGGGAGTCATGACCCCCCCAGCACCATTGTTCTGGCTATGAACTGGCATTGCTCCTCTGGTACCAGAACATCACCAATAACCATAACTTCAGACACAAAGGCGAGACATGCACACGAACAGGAGAATCAAACCTAGCAAATCATAACTTCCCCTCTGACACCTGACAGGACACACTtggtacaagatttgttgcaattctaTGATCATGGTCACAGCAATAATAAAAATGGCcatattcaatcatacagcatcacacgcTGTTCTCCTCCCACGATGGTGCCACCTAAGGAAGGGGCATTGTCTGGGTTCGagcagggaggcagctgggaCACTAGAGCCACTGGAAGACAGGAAGAGCCAATGAAAACCTCTTTTGTCACAGGGACCCAGCTTGTACAAAGACAGGACAAAAgagttttttaaaagtgagaggtGGACGTCCGGGATCTTGGCTGTTTCCTCCAAGCGTCGCCAGCGAGTCCCCCTGGCATTGAACAACCTTAACTtctgtttgactaaagcatcttccagaaaggtggccagggctagatccacaaaggcactcgGGTAAATACCGAACTTAGGCGCCGCTGCCTTTCTCAGCCCCGGCTCATCCGCTGCCTGACC
The nucleotide sequence above comes from Caretta caretta isolate rCarCar2 chromosome 1, rCarCar1.hap1, whole genome shotgun sequence. Encoded proteins:
- the LOC125641396 gene encoding olfactory receptor 52M1-like, translated to MSDSNTTDFTNPSTFILLGIPGLEAAHVWISIPFCTMYVIAILGNFSILFIVKMEQSLHEPMYYFLCMLAVTDLVLSTSTVPKILRIFWFNSREIDFHACLTQMYFIHCFVVTESGIFVAMAFDRYVAICEPLRHSTILSNPLVAKIGLGVALRGGMLVVPFILVARPWPYCRTNIIPHSYCEHMAVVKLACTEIHVSNYYSLSVVFCVFGLDMIFIALSYTQILKAIVRLPTKDARLKTSGTCGSHLCAILAFYIPCLFSALTYCFGKNMALHFHVLTASIYLLVPPMLNPIIYGVRTKQIRDRLIRLFTHKWT